A single genomic interval of Spirosoma taeanense harbors:
- a CDS encoding CIS tube protein, whose protein sequence is MILDTLLAKGSLTKMTITALEADPAPDSPPVRSSNPDDTLTVLVNPNTYRINYALNYNRQPPQGASSTSAQYVSSEPISIDFELLFDGTGVIPKMPSNNPLEGVPVAGAIAGAIASLTGGDEEEYDVAKQILKLNNIVYTYEGEQHQPRKVQICWGKLVFFGALKSLSYQFKLFKSDGTPLRATANVSFENHRNDFLREAVQQTASPDLTHRRTVQEGDTLPLMCYRIYGDSSLYLQVAEANKLLNFRALTVGQELFFPPVDNFKK, encoded by the coding sequence ATGATTCTGGATACGTTACTGGCCAAAGGAAGCCTGACCAAGATGACCATTACGGCCCTGGAAGCCGACCCGGCTCCTGATAGTCCGCCGGTTCGGTCGTCCAATCCGGATGATACCCTGACGGTGCTGGTCAACCCCAATACGTACCGGATTAACTACGCCCTGAATTACAATCGCCAGCCGCCCCAGGGGGCCAGCAGCACCTCGGCGCAGTACGTCAGTTCCGAGCCGATCAGTATTGATTTTGAACTGCTGTTCGACGGGACCGGCGTCATTCCGAAAATGCCGTCGAATAATCCGCTGGAAGGGGTGCCGGTGGCGGGCGCTATTGCCGGAGCTATTGCGAGCCTGACGGGTGGTGATGAAGAGGAATACGACGTAGCGAAGCAGATTCTGAAGCTGAATAACATCGTCTACACTTACGAGGGTGAGCAGCATCAGCCCCGGAAGGTGCAGATCTGCTGGGGCAAGCTCGTCTTTTTCGGGGCGCTGAAAAGCCTGAGCTATCAGTTTAAACTTTTTAAGTCAGATGGTACCCCGCTCCGGGCAACGGCCAATGTCAGCTTTGAGAATCACCGCAATGACTTTCTGCGCGAAGCGGTGCAGCAAACGGCATCGCCGGACCTCACTCACCGACGGACCGTGCAGGAGGGCGATACGCTGCCGCTGATGTGCTACCGCATCTACGGCGATTCGTCGCTATACCTGCAGGTTGCCGAGGCCAACAAGCTGCTCAACTTCCGGGCGCTGACCGTTGGACAGGAGCTGTTCTTTCCACCCGTTGATAACTTCAAAAAATGA
- the vgrG gene encoding type VI secretion system tip protein VgrG, protein MTASRLLPIDRNTDLVTFTIRVNGEALSRTVGVLSIVVSKEVNRIPTARLTLADGDPARSEFSLSNQDTFVPGNEIEITAGYHSQEALIFKGIIIRHGIKIRNNYSQLLVECRDVAVKMTVGEKSRLFADSKDSAALETILADYPDLTATIDDTTVEHKELVQYQCSDWDFMVSRADVNGLVCLVSDGTLTVTKPSVSGEALATTLFGATILEFDAEIDARIQDRQVKALAWDVASQDLAEATAAEPDWTENGDLSSSQLADVIGLESHDFFHTGQLPPNELQSWADAQLLRNRMAKTRGRVRFQGMATVLPGTVLELAGVGNRLNGKVYVSGVRHELSGGNWVCDAQFGMNPDWHTKQFNTSMPPAAGLLPAIRGLHIGVVSHLQNDPAGENRIQVKIPTISTTDEGIWARVATLDAGNERGTFFLPEVGDEVVVGFLNDDPRFPVVLGMMNSSSKPAPITAADKNPEKAYVSREKLALRFNDDKKKITLETPGGRTVTLDDDKKKISLTDKSGNSISLSGSGIVIESAGELTFKAKKAIKVEGTMDVTLKAGLNFKVEGTAGVEVSTSAIAVLKGSLVQIN, encoded by the coding sequence ATGACTGCATCGCGACTGCTGCCCATCGACCGGAATACCGACCTAGTTACGTTCACCATCCGGGTAAACGGCGAAGCTCTCTCGCGCACAGTCGGGGTGCTGTCAATTGTGGTCAGTAAGGAAGTCAACCGCATTCCAACTGCCCGGCTGACCTTGGCGGATGGCGATCCGGCCCGGAGCGAGTTCAGCCTCAGCAACCAGGATACGTTCGTGCCGGGTAACGAGATCGAGATTACGGCGGGCTATCATTCGCAGGAAGCGCTGATTTTTAAGGGAATCATCATTCGGCATGGTATAAAGATCCGGAATAATTATTCGCAGCTGCTGGTCGAGTGCAGGGATGTAGCGGTCAAAATGACGGTTGGCGAAAAAAGCCGGCTGTTTGCTGACAGCAAAGACAGCGCGGCTCTGGAAACCATCCTGGCGGATTACCCCGACCTGACGGCCACCATCGACGATACCACCGTTGAACACAAAGAACTGGTGCAGTACCAATGCTCCGACTGGGATTTTATGGTGAGCCGGGCCGATGTCAATGGCCTGGTTTGTCTGGTCAGCGACGGTACGCTAACGGTGACCAAACCGTCGGTCAGTGGCGAGGCCCTGGCGACTACGCTCTTCGGGGCGACCATTCTTGAGTTTGATGCCGAGATTGACGCCCGAATACAGGACAGGCAGGTAAAAGCCCTGGCCTGGGATGTCGCCAGTCAGGACCTGGCCGAAGCGACTGCCGCCGAACCCGACTGGACCGAAAATGGGGATCTCAGCAGCAGCCAACTGGCCGACGTAATCGGTCTGGAATCGCATGACTTCTTTCATACGGGTCAGCTGCCGCCCAATGAACTGCAAAGCTGGGCCGACGCCCAACTGCTGCGCAACCGCATGGCGAAAACGCGGGGGCGGGTCCGGTTTCAGGGCATGGCAACCGTCTTGCCGGGCACGGTGCTGGAACTGGCGGGCGTAGGTAACCGGCTGAACGGCAAGGTTTACGTATCGGGTGTTCGGCATGAACTGTCGGGCGGCAACTGGGTCTGTGATGCGCAGTTCGGTATGAATCCCGACTGGCACACCAAACAGTTCAACACGTCCATGCCTCCGGCCGCGGGCTTACTGCCCGCCATCCGTGGCCTGCACATTGGCGTGGTGTCGCACCTGCAAAATGACCCGGCGGGCGAAAACCGGATTCAGGTCAAAATTCCGACCATCAGCACCACCGATGAAGGCATCTGGGCGCGGGTGGCTACGCTGGATGCGGGCAACGAACGGGGTACGTTTTTTCTGCCCGAGGTAGGCGACGAAGTCGTGGTGGGTTTTCTGAACGACGACCCCCGTTTCCCGGTCGTGCTGGGCATGATGAACAGCAGCAGTAAGCCGGCCCCCATAACGGCCGCCGACAAAAACCCCGAAAAGGCGTATGTGTCGCGCGAGAAGCTGGCCCTGCGGTTCAACGACGACAAAAAGAAGATTACGCTCGAAACACCCGGCGGCCGTACCGTTACGCTGGACGACGACAAAAAGAAGATCAGCCTGACCGACAAATCGGGTAACAGCATCTCCTTATCAGGGAGCGGTATTGTCATTGAAAGTGCGGGCGAATTGACCTTTAAGGCCAAAAAAGCAATCAAGGTAGAGGGAACGATGGACGTAACGCTGAAGGCTGGCCTAAACTTCAAAGTCGAAGGAACCGCCGGTGTCGAGGTATCGACCAGCGCGATTGCCGTACTGAAAGGGTCTCTGGTGCAGATAAACTAA
- a CDS encoding PAAR domain-containing protein: MGMAARIGDMHVCPMVTGVVPHVGGPVLPPGTVTVLIGGMPAACLGDLCTCVGPPDTILMGSATVLIGGKPAARMGDPTAHGGTIIVGCPTVLIGG; this comes from the coding sequence ATGGGCATGGCGGCACGAATTGGCGATATGCATGTGTGTCCGATGGTAACCGGGGTTGTGCCGCATGTGGGTGGCCCCGTATTGCCGCCGGGAACAGTAACCGTGTTGATTGGCGGTATGCCGGCAGCCTGTCTGGGTGATTTGTGTACCTGCGTCGGTCCGCCCGATACCATCCTAATGGGTTCGGCGACGGTGCTGATTGGCGGTAAACCCGCGGCCCGCATGGGTGATCCTACCGCGCATGGAGGCACCATCATCGTCGGTTGTCCGACCGTACTGATCGGCGGTTAA
- a CDS encoding GPW/gp25 family protein, whose protein sequence is MAELFLGKGWSFPPTFDNRTKEVVMTEGEDDIRGSLEILLGTRIGERIMRPGYGMSLDRLMFEGIDTSLVATLEKDLEFAIALYEPRIKLTELAVMQDRQEAGRLLILVEYVVRSTNTRNNLVYPFYINEGTEK, encoded by the coding sequence ATGGCAGAGCTATTCTTAGGCAAAGGCTGGAGCTTCCCGCCGACGTTCGATAACCGCACGAAAGAAGTCGTGATGACCGAAGGTGAAGACGACATTCGGGGCAGTCTGGAAATCCTGCTGGGTACCCGGATTGGCGAACGGATCATGCGTCCCGGCTACGGCATGAGCCTCGACCGGCTGATGTTTGAAGGTATCGACACGTCACTGGTCGCTACGCTCGAAAAAGACCTGGAGTTCGCAATTGCGCTTTACGAGCCCAGAATCAAACTCACCGAACTGGCGGTCATGCAGGATCGGCAGGAGGCAGGACGGCTGCTCATTCTGGTCGAATACGTAGTTCGCAGCACCAACACTCGTAACAACTTAGTCTATCCGTTCTACATAAACGAAGGGACAGAGAAATAG
- a CDS encoding baseplate J/gp47 family protein yields MSQDFRPNELLWNDGINQLQRMLPSLDPAFAKVDERTLADFLKYAYQLAKEIRYYNPQNQPEGDWTPFFDQFLLDAATGQMASTAQIHQQLAGRTNLPPHLVLFLAFLKLYEHAQQDLNGLTQKHLDYYYRDILGIKAKPAVPDKAHVVFELARNLTGFRLPEKTLLDAGKDKDGKPIRFSTSREIIINQAKVAGLKSLFIEETSTQGTLFQAASVANSADGRGKPFEGPASWRPFGAAQLKRAGSEQTMTPADIGFALSTPMLLLNEGTRSLTLTLSLNNPGLAAAALPNAFRLYLSGAKGWIEPDAVSDISLQLIKNRPTLFISVTLSAAQPAVVAYDDSVLGAGFVTSYPVLKVALNQSFSQYETLKLLRVRDVTVRTSVQGVKSLIVQNDESVVDPARPFAPFGAQPGIGANCYIGSEEVFTKRLTSLQLHIDWHKLPPDLSQYYEGYFPPFSNQVTVSSFEGVLYFLSEGQWQFLAKNRLFTGPDNQEGTFVANSDPFRNFGQHRTTLDEPLSRFDTRVRNGFIRLELTAPRYDEYGFEAFGHTIFPIVYAQKAVAMSRALPTDPPVVLPNPPYTPQIKSLTLDYDAGETFVPRVDDPANLFWFLEPFGHRQLLPSESVAVLPPVSGAAFSFIGLSDFTPPGNISLLLQTEDGTAIALTSDDLLSSRDLTWGYLAGDRWIDLDQSAVLAESTEGFQKAGIVMLAIGRDATQQHTLMPAGLHWIRASVPSARKANGASNLQSVQTQAVEAVFIPADDKQVVTSVAAGTIKKLVTPLTAIRRVDQPFASFGGQATEDNTAYYTRVAERLRHKNRLSGSWDYEHRVLQAFPELFKVRCMPHRQPGQVQLIVVPNLRNKNVGNPLEPRSSTVLLRSIEDYIRQYVSAFATVTVRNPDYEQILLDFKVAFRAGKDAGYYAGVLNEEIKRFLSPWAYEEGRDIPFGGKVYKSDLLAFVENRDYVDFVTDFNLYHLYPGPPRGGVGAMMIGKDFLIKQAVPATISGHSGGTIGLDFVIGEPVDSTSLSPDGAAILVSAGQHRITPLMPGERTSDGIDLLSGIGYMVIGLDFDVTV; encoded by the coding sequence ATGTCGCAGGATTTCAGACCCAACGAGCTTCTATGGAACGATGGCATCAACCAACTGCAACGGATGCTGCCCTCGCTGGACCCGGCTTTTGCCAAGGTCGATGAACGCACGTTGGCCGATTTTCTGAAATACGCGTATCAACTGGCTAAAGAAATCCGGTACTATAACCCGCAGAACCAGCCGGAAGGGGACTGGACGCCTTTTTTTGATCAGTTTCTGCTCGATGCGGCTACGGGACAGATGGCGAGTACGGCGCAGATACACCAGCAACTGGCTGGCCGGACGAACCTGCCCCCGCATTTGGTGCTGTTTCTGGCGTTCCTGAAACTATATGAACACGCCCAGCAGGACCTGAACGGTCTGACCCAAAAGCATCTTGACTACTACTACCGCGATATTCTGGGGATTAAGGCCAAACCTGCCGTACCCGACAAAGCCCATGTTGTCTTTGAACTGGCCCGCAACCTGACCGGGTTTCGGCTGCCTGAAAAGACGCTGCTGGATGCAGGCAAAGACAAGGACGGCAAACCGATCCGGTTCAGCACCAGCCGCGAAATCATTATAAATCAGGCCAAGGTAGCCGGGCTCAAAAGCCTGTTTATTGAAGAAACCAGCACGCAGGGTACGCTTTTTCAGGCTGCTTCGGTGGCGAACTCGGCCGATGGACGGGGGAAACCGTTCGAGGGGCCGGCTTCCTGGCGACCGTTTGGGGCGGCTCAACTGAAAAGGGCAGGCAGCGAGCAGACCATGACCCCGGCCGACATCGGGTTCGCCCTTTCGACACCCATGCTGCTGCTGAACGAAGGCACGCGCAGCCTGACACTGACCCTGTCGCTGAACAACCCGGGCCTGGCGGCTGCTGCGCTGCCCAACGCCTTTCGGCTGTACCTGTCGGGAGCGAAAGGCTGGATAGAACCCGACGCGGTTTCCGATATAAGCCTGCAACTAATCAAAAATCGGCCGACGCTCTTCATCAGTGTTACGTTATCGGCTGCTCAACCCGCTGTTGTTGCCTACGACGACAGTGTGCTTGGCGCGGGCTTTGTTACATCGTATCCCGTTCTGAAAGTGGCCCTCAACCAGTCGTTTAGTCAGTATGAGACTCTTAAGTTGCTCAGGGTTAGAGATGTTACGGTTCGGACATCGGTGCAGGGCGTAAAGAGTCTGATCGTGCAGAACGACGAGTCGGTGGTTGATCCGGCCCGACCATTCGCGCCGTTTGGGGCGCAGCCCGGAATTGGTGCCAACTGCTATATCGGGTCGGAAGAGGTATTCACTAAGCGGCTCACCTCGCTGCAGCTGCATATCGACTGGCATAAGTTACCGCCCGACCTGAGCCAGTATTACGAAGGTTATTTCCCACCCTTCAGCAATCAGGTTACGGTGAGCAGTTTTGAAGGCGTACTATATTTTCTGTCGGAGGGACAATGGCAGTTTCTGGCGAAGAACCGCCTGTTCACCGGCCCAGACAATCAGGAGGGCACCTTTGTTGCCAACAGCGACCCGTTCCGGAACTTCGGTCAGCATCGCACCACTCTCGACGAGCCGCTGAGCCGCTTCGATACGCGCGTGCGCAACGGCTTTATCCGGCTCGAGCTAACGGCCCCCCGTTACGATGAATACGGCTTCGAGGCATTCGGGCACACGATTTTCCCGATTGTTTATGCGCAGAAAGCCGTAGCCATGAGCCGGGCTCTGCCGACCGATCCGCCCGTCGTACTGCCGAATCCGCCCTATACGCCCCAGATTAAGTCGCTGACGCTCGACTACGATGCCGGAGAAACGTTTGTTCCGAGGGTTGATGATCCGGCTAATCTATTCTGGTTTCTTGAACCGTTTGGCCATCGCCAGTTACTGCCTTCCGAATCGGTAGCGGTCTTACCACCCGTTTCCGGCGCGGCATTCAGCTTTATTGGCCTGTCCGACTTTACGCCACCGGGCAACATCAGCCTGCTGCTGCAGACTGAAGACGGCACCGCCATTGCACTTACGTCCGACGACCTGCTCAGTAGCCGTGACCTGACCTGGGGATATCTGGCCGGCGACCGATGGATCGACCTCGATCAGTCGGCGGTGCTGGCCGAAAGTACCGAGGGCTTCCAGAAAGCCGGGATAGTGATGCTGGCCATCGGGCGCGATGCGACGCAGCAACATACCCTCATGCCCGCCGGGCTGCACTGGATACGGGCCAGCGTACCCTCAGCCCGTAAGGCCAACGGAGCCAGTAACCTTCAGTCGGTGCAGACGCAGGCCGTTGAAGCCGTATTTATTCCTGCCGACGATAAGCAGGTAGTAACAAGCGTAGCGGCAGGGACGATCAAAAAGCTGGTTACGCCCCTGACGGCCATTCGCAGGGTTGATCAGCCGTTTGCGTCCTTTGGCGGGCAGGCGACAGAAGACAATACCGCTTATTACACCCGCGTCGCCGAACGGCTCCGGCATAAAAACCGACTGTCGGGTTCGTGGGACTATGAGCATCGGGTGCTGCAGGCGTTTCCGGAGCTGTTTAAAGTGCGCTGCATGCCTCATCGTCAGCCGGGACAGGTGCAGTTGATCGTCGTGCCGAATCTGCGGAACAAAAACGTTGGGAATCCGCTCGAACCCCGGAGCAGTACGGTGCTGCTCCGAAGCATTGAAGACTATATCCGTCAGTACGTCTCCGCTTTCGCGACCGTAACGGTCCGTAATCCGGATTACGAGCAGATTCTGCTGGATTTCAAAGTGGCGTTCCGGGCCGGTAAAGACGCCGGGTACTATGCCGGGGTGCTGAACGAGGAGATCAAACGGTTTCTGTCGCCCTGGGCGTATGAAGAGGGGCGCGACATTCCGTTTGGCGGTAAGGTCTATAAATCGGACCTGCTGGCTTTCGTTGAAAACCGCGACTACGTGGATTTCGTCACCGACTTCAACCTGTATCACCTGTATCCGGGGCCGCCCAGGGGGGGCGTCGGTGCCATGATGATCGGTAAAGATTTTTTGATCAAGCAGGCGGTTCCGGCAACCATCAGCGGGCATTCGGGCGGCACCATCGGCCTTGATTTCGTGATTGGCGAGCCCGTGGACAGCACCAGCCTCTCGCCCGATGGGGCGGCTATTCTGGTATCGGCCGGGCAGCACCGCATTACGCCCCTGATGCCGGGCGAACGAACGAGCGACGGGATTGACCTGCTGAGCGGCATTGGGTACATGGTCATTGGCCTGGACTTCGACGTAACAGTATAA
- a CDS encoding tail fiber domain-containing protein has translation MEQTRADLKIKFDNGKRPSGPDFADLLDSFVNPKDDNFRKDGSGNFVVTLGNAPDVPAPAAGTLRFTAGKVQFSTGAAWQDVGAGSGGGFQSVGGSANIAYSNGNVGIGTAAAQPTAKLEVALAIGEQAKIGNVSVGNSAAPLNGFIQMSHVNRANATDFALRQGPNGNVNVNAPANQKLILSKGGNQSRLSVIENGSVIVGGETDISGTGAALQVNGDLFINANAIKPGGGPWQAPSDARLKKDIRPFTDGLAKVLQINPVNFRYNGLAQTPDNSEQVGILGQEMASILPYTVSTARAQLKPEETPTDILIFDPNALVYVLINAVKELAGKVQSLEQQLAGQ, from the coding sequence ATGGAACAGACACGTGCCGATCTGAAAATTAAATTCGACAACGGCAAACGACCTTCGGGCCCCGATTTTGCGGATCTGCTGGACTCATTCGTCAATCCGAAAGACGACAACTTTCGCAAAGACGGCAGCGGCAATTTTGTGGTTACGCTGGGGAATGCGCCCGATGTACCCGCGCCAGCCGCCGGTACGTTACGGTTCACCGCCGGCAAAGTGCAGTTCTCAACCGGAGCCGCCTGGCAGGACGTAGGGGCAGGGTCGGGGGGCGGCTTTCAGTCGGTGGGTGGCTCGGCCAACATTGCCTATAGCAACGGAAATGTGGGCATCGGTACCGCAGCCGCCCAGCCTACCGCCAAGCTGGAAGTGGCGCTGGCCATTGGCGAGCAGGCCAAAATTGGGAATGTATCCGTCGGCAACAGCGCGGCCCCGCTGAACGGCTTTATCCAGATGAGCCACGTCAACCGGGCCAACGCCACCGATTTTGCCCTGCGGCAGGGACCAAACGGCAACGTCAACGTCAACGCACCTGCCAACCAGAAGCTGATTCTGTCGAAAGGGGGTAACCAGTCGCGGCTAAGCGTGATTGAAAACGGATCGGTCATTGTTGGGGGCGAAACCGACATCAGCGGCACCGGAGCCGCCCTCCAGGTAAACGGGGATCTGTTCATCAACGCAAATGCCATCAAGCCGGGCGGTGGGCCGTGGCAGGCTCCATCGGATGCCCGACTCAAAAAAGACATCCGCCCCTTTACGGATGGCCTGGCTAAGGTACTTCAGATCAACCCCGTCAACTTCCGCTATAACGGTCTGGCGCAGACCCCTGACAATAGTGAACAGGTAGGGATTCTGGGGCAGGAAATGGCCAGTATACTGCCCTATACGGTCTCGACGGCCAGGGCGCAGCTAAAACCCGAGGAGACGCCGACGGACATTCTGATTTTCGACCCCAATGCCCTCGTCTATGTGCTGATCAACGCGGTCAAGGAACTGGCGGGTAAAGTACAGTCGCTGGAGCAGCAACTGGCTGGTCAGTAG
- a CDS encoding contractile injection system tape measure protein encodes MTALNRHIIQRQTVWLDTPGLEPPFALQERVSAYCRHQLPAVLETLFDQLADADTTIRLDQLIIDAGRLSAQNLEEELTQQVIRQIETAFGQNSDSMNGSAAGFYRLNRNEQMAQQLRYFLQKGLLSAWMDTRDFAQVDAWLRTPAAVPFRSELRSMLSTNPDQLRRFMGHSSNETLVMLAFSEEENVSDETIRQLLTSTHSLTQQPVTVLHERYWGAVLTVAVRKGTMTFADSLRTLQQIAAPAESARAFFGQMLSLLPQQHISPGSTVKNQLVQTLTQLLAGTPSAGRSSIDQQGPIDIPSPVAPSDGEDQTQTYPYSEEAEDRLETRPAQPDREPTTFLTDEYDTEQDVLLSQPAYPSPEQPRPVKKASREVDAEEGLFVPMAGVVLLHPFLVTLFSEMSLLTTNRQWADEAAAARAVQRLAFLATGQEYCPEYEMPLLKFLCGIPVETVVSPQLSLTDTDRQLTTELLEAVIKHWNALGNVSPDGLREAFLQREGKLVQTETGWRLTVERKTLDILLGRLPWGFSMIKLPYMPDLLVVDWN; translated from the coding sequence ATGACTGCCCTGAACCGACATATTATTCAGCGCCAAACCGTCTGGCTCGACACCCCTGGTCTGGAGCCTCCGTTCGCGTTGCAGGAGCGCGTTTCGGCCTATTGCCGACACCAGCTACCGGCCGTGCTGGAAACCCTGTTCGACCAACTGGCCGATGCCGACACGACTATCCGGCTGGACCAGCTGATCATTGATGCCGGACGATTGTCGGCCCAAAATCTGGAGGAAGAACTAACCCAACAGGTAATTCGGCAAATCGAAACGGCGTTTGGGCAGAATAGTGACTCGATGAATGGCTCGGCGGCAGGATTCTATCGCCTAAACCGGAACGAACAGATGGCGCAGCAGCTTCGGTATTTTCTGCAAAAAGGTCTTTTGTCGGCCTGGATGGATACCCGCGATTTTGCGCAGGTGGACGCATGGCTTAGAACACCCGCAGCCGTTCCGTTCAGAAGCGAACTAAGAAGCATGCTGTCTACAAATCCAGATCAGCTTCGGCGGTTCATGGGGCACAGCAGTAATGAAACCCTGGTGATGCTGGCGTTTTCGGAGGAAGAGAACGTATCCGACGAGACCATCCGGCAGTTACTGACAAGTACTCATTCGCTAACCCAACAACCCGTAACGGTCCTGCACGAACGCTACTGGGGCGCGGTTCTGACCGTAGCAGTAAGAAAGGGCACAATGACTTTTGCCGACAGTCTGCGAACGTTACAGCAGATAGCGGCACCCGCTGAATCAGCAAGAGCGTTCTTTGGTCAAATGCTGTCACTGTTGCCGCAACAACACATTTCACCTGGTTCGACAGTGAAGAATCAACTGGTGCAGACGCTGACGCAACTGCTTGCTGGTACGCCGTCGGCTGGTCGCTCCAGCATCGATCAACAAGGTCCCATAGACATACCCAGCCCGGTAGCTCCGAGTGATGGCGAGGATCAGACGCAGACTTATCCTTATTCCGAAGAAGCGGAAGATCGCTTAGAGACCAGGCCAGCGCAGCCGGACCGCGAACCCACTACGTTCCTAACCGACGAATACGATACGGAGCAGGATGTCCTGCTAAGTCAACCGGCCTATCCTTCACCTGAGCAGCCACGGCCGGTGAAAAAAGCTAGCAGAGAGGTCGATGCTGAAGAAGGGTTATTCGTGCCGATGGCGGGCGTGGTTCTGCTGCACCCGTTTCTGGTTACGCTGTTTTCGGAGATGAGCCTGCTGACGACTAACCGGCAATGGGCCGACGAAGCCGCAGCCGCAAGAGCCGTGCAGAGGCTGGCCTTTCTGGCTACTGGTCAGGAATACTGCCCCGAATATGAAATGCCGCTGCTCAAGTTTCTCTGTGGGATACCGGTCGAAACGGTGGTTTCGCCCCAGCTATCGCTGACCGACACCGACCGGCAGCTAACCACCGAACTGCTCGAAGCCGTCATAAAGCATTGGAACGCCCTGGGTAACGTATCGCCCGATGGACTGCGTGAAGCCTTTCTGCAACGCGAGGGCAAGCTCGTTCAAACCGAAACCGGCTGGCGGCTAACCGTTGAACGGAAGACGCTCGATATCCTGCTGGGGCGGCTGCCGTGGGGGTTTTCGATGATAAAACTACCGTATATGCCCGACCTGCTCGTTGTTGACTGGAACTAA